Genomic window (Magnolia sinica isolate HGM2019 chromosome 10, MsV1, whole genome shotgun sequence):
ctgtgggctttagaacgtatcaaatgggcctaatcttatgggccttccatgtgtcaaatgggcctcgacagttgggtcccatatatgcatcaaatgggcctactcacatgggccttatatatatcaaatgggcctcgccagttgggccccatacgtgcatcaaatgggcctcaacccattagccacattacatcttaatgggcctcgacccatgggcccctaatacattaaatgggcctcgacccatgggctctatatatacatcaaagtgggcctcaaccatgggccacaagtactgaggtgggcctcccaccatcaataaattatatataatataatatatatatatatatatttatatatgtaacatataatattatatataatataatattatatatatacatataacatataatattatatataatataatattatatataaatatatatacacacaccagcacacacacgcacccacacacacacgcacacacacacacacagtgagctccaccgtccaggcggacggtggagataaaacacatacatctgtgtgggctccatgtggggcccaccgtaatgtttctatgtcatccaacccgttgataaggccacatgggcctagatgaacggtgaaaacaaacttcaccctgatccaaaacttctgtggaccccaaaaggatctcaaaggtagaagtccagtcccactgtttattatggtgtgggccacctgagtcttggatcgagctgatttttggggtgggcccatgtcagggggtggcccaccctatgaacggtttagatgcaagcagcgcctgctgccgcctgacacagcagcagccgctgctgtgttgaaatattttatttttttttctgtttttgtaaggatttcgcaggtggggtccatatccagtgaatccacgccgtccagtgttcttccatggctcaccacgagcagttcaagtccaatatcggacatgttttggcgtataggaaattaggaaaggtttcaatggtgaaaaccaccatttggtagggtatggcccgcctgaaggtccgattaatcccatctttcggctcaacgcctaaaagaggcttgggaaaggaatggttggtgtggattgaagacatacatcaaggtggggcctacatggaagggccaccccaaagcttagttagaagctgatatttgtgtttattcccagcagacgtccagcgtccctggacgctggacttggcatatccgttgggggtgggccctgcttaggtggaccaccctgtgatggatggcatgagcactacacatataaggtgggccccacttataaatagtttggataaaatacctacctcatggtggggtccattcaagtgggccacataacctcattaatataaaagaaaaaaataaaaataaaataaaataaaacttgtaagggagagagagagagatatgggtgatggagtgatgggggatggtttgggttaaaaaattgtaaaaagggggtatggttgatgttgaaaatggaaaaagaggagtggtgaggtggaaagagggtagacttttgaaaaaggtggaaatgggttattgtacttaaggtatgggatgctttaatggttgattaatgggactaattgtagagattccctcggaatccgcaacgcgcggtgtttcttcgaattaaacgcgggtccacatctttgcctgggtatcggttcggggcgcaagtcacggcgttggaaccgcagcaagCTACTACAAAAGAACTCTCTAAAGGAATGGAATGACGACTGTCAAGCGGCCTTCGATAGGATCAAGAAATACCTACTAAATCCCccagtgctcatgccacctactcCAGGTAGGCCCTAACTGTAGTATATCTCCATCACAGCAAAAGCAATCGGTTGTGTTCTTGGCCAACACGATGATACTGGAAGAAAAGAGCAAGTAAACTACTATCTAAGCCAACGATTCACAAACTATGAAGCCAAATATTCCAGCTTAGAAAAGACATGCCTTGCCCTGGTCTGGGCAACACAGCGGCTACGACAGTATATGATCGCTCACCCGATCCTTCTACTTACTCGCATGGACCCGTTGAAGTACTTGTTTGAAAAACCAGCACAAACGGGCAGGATAGCAAAATGGCAGCTACTGCTTTCAGAATTTGACATCACATATGTCACTCAGaaggcaatcaaggggcaagcactggccGATCACTTAGCAGCACACTCCCTGCCCGATTATCAACCAGTGAAGACCTTCTTCTCTGACGAGGACATTCTCctgattaaagaagaagaagaaatgaaggcaGGAGtgtggacactcttcttcgacgGAGCGGAAAACTCAAAAGGGAGTGGAGTATGTGTCATACTCTACTTTCCCGAGGACGTCCCAATTCCCATATCTAGAAGGCTGGCATTCCAATGCACTAACAACGTAGCAGAGTATGAGGCATGCATCGCCGGTCtaagagaagccatcatcctcaacgTGAAGAAGTTACAAGTCTTCAGTGattcacaactcatcatcaatcaaataaaGGGTGATTGGAAGACTAATGATGAAAAGTTGATCCCTTATCACATGTATCTGGAGAATTTAAtcaaagaattcgatgagatcacattctcttacatgccctGAGTCAAGAACTAATGCGTGGATGCTCTGGCTACCCTTGCCTCAATGTTGGAGATCTCAAAAGGAGTGGCTAAATGGGAACTCACCATCAAGCTCCAAGAAGAACCTGCATTCTGCGTACAGATTAACGAACCTGAACCTCCCTCAAATAATCAGTCAtggtacacatacatcaaggaataCCTCGAACATTAGAAGTACCCGGAAAGAGCAACACCAGTTGATCGACGTACCATCCAACGGCTAGCGGCACAGTTCGTGATCATTGGAGGCATCCTTTACAAGCGATCCTTTAACCAAGTCCTTCTCTGCTATGTGGATGAGACAAGCGGAACAAATTATTtcagaaatccatgaaggactatgcagcccacacatgaatggacataTGATGGCAAAAAAGATCCTACGAATCGGCTATTATTGGCTTACGATGGAGACAGATTGCTGCAAACACGTCAGGATATGCTTCAAGTGTCAGGAGTATGCGAACCAGATCCATGCACCCGCTTCTGAACTCTATAACCTGACATCACCGTGGCCCTTCTCTGTATGAGGATTGGACATCATCGGCAAGATGAGCCCCAAAACTTCAAACGGGCATGAATACATCCTGGTGGCaatagattacttcaccaaacgGATAGAGGGAacatcctacaccaccatcgcTGCATCTCATGTGGTCAATTTTATGAAGAATAACATCATTAGATGATATAGGATCCCTCAGGCCTTCGTCACAGACAATGGAATGCCGTTCGTCAATAAAAAGATGGGCAATTTCCTTAATAAGTTCAAGATTCAACGCCATCGGTCAAGTCCCTACCATCCTCAAATGAACGGTGGGGTCGAAGCCGCAAATAAGACTATCATCCACATACTGGAGAGGATGGTGAAGACATATCGTGATTGGTCAGAAATGCTTCCCTACACACATTGGGCCTATCGAACGTCTGTATGGTCTGTTACAGGCGCAACTCCATATGAGCTCGTATATGGAATGGAAGCAGTGCTGCCAGTCGAAATTGAAATCCCATCACTACGGATACTGCTGGAAAGTGAAGTCGAAGAAGGCAAATGGCAACAAGCAAGGTATGATCAGCTGCATCTGGCAGATGAAAAGCGCTTACGACCGCTAAGCCACTCCCAAtgttatcaaagaaggatcgctcgagcctacaacaagagggtctGAAAAAGAAGCTTCAAAGTCGGCGACATGGTCATGAAGCGTATCTTGCCACCACACTTACCAGATCCCAGCAGAAAATTCAAACTCTCATGGGAAGGACCGCTAATCATTCGTCAAGTACTCCAAGGAGGCGCCCTTCGACTCACTAACCTGAAAGGGGAAAATCTTCCCAAGCCCATCAACGCCGATAGTGTGAAAATCTATCACGGGCAACCATACCTGACTCTGTCAATGATTACAATCGCAAAGCTGCCCCTTCATTTCCAccgaaaataaaatttatatatatatccgCCACCTCTCCTATCAGAAACACACGTCGTCTCTCCCGAAAtcgttaaaaaaaagaaaaaaaaaatgaaaagaaaagaagaagaagaagaaaatcgtaaaaaaaagaagaagaaaatatcaaaaaaaggaaagaaaacacaaaaaaaaatgagggaaaacaaaaaaaaatagaaaaaaagaagaagaaaatcccaaaaagaaGACCCAGAAAGGGGAAGTCCATACCACATCCCCAAACAATCCAACTAAAAGCAGCTTACGATTATATTCAAAGACAAGGATAGGAAGGAAACCAGTTGGCTGGCTATGAAGGAAGTCCACCCATCACTCCCagcacttcaaaaaaaaaataaaaaaaaaaggcatcCCTAAGCAGAACGGGCGAGTTAAAAACCTGAAAGGGAGGTTCGAGTAAAAACAATGGGCATGTAGTGGACTTAGTGAAAACCTAAAAGGGCGCCAAGGGTAAAAATagcacagctgccaaggggcaaGCAAGATAAAAAAACTCAGGGCATGGTGAAAATACGAAAGGACGCCATGGGCAAAAATGACGAGAAAGCTGGacgtggtgaaaacctgaaaagccGCTACGGgcaaaaatagaaagagagaaataaaaaaaacaaacaaaaaaagtaCAGGTACAGAGAAGCCGAGGCAACAAGCACCGTAATGAGATACAAGGAAAAATCAACTTCGGATCAGTACTCTATCAGACCCTGCTCAAATCCAGAGAATGAGATCTCAGACACCCTCTCAGGAAaccaagaccctaagaacacaatCTAGACTACTGCGCACAATGTGGGCTAAGCCCAagattctgatcccaatcatctaaaacacaaatccaaacacaagcaaacaCTAGCAAATTTGGCACGAACTAAATTTTATTCTCTGTGAAAATCTTTACTTTCTCTCTTcataaaagcaaaaataaaattttctcataAGCGAATGGTCAACATCGGGAATTACAGGTAAGCTCCTATCTCTCGTATAGCGACAATTCTGCCTGAGCCTCTCTACCTCCATACGCAGGTAAAAGGCCTCATCCATATCTAGGCGATGTGCCGCAAGCATGCTCTCATCATACCATCATCCCACTGCTAATCGGCAAGCCATATCCTCACATGTGTGGCGAAGGACAGCGATCTCGGAGATCAGGTGACCATGTGTGGGTAGCAAAAAGGACGGATTGTTGAAAGGGCGCTCCTCAAAGGCCTTAAATGAATCAACGACATATGAGGAGGATGAAGCAATGTCGCCCACCATATCCTGATCGGCAGCCTCATCAGCCAAATACCAGTCAGGGACCTATCGATAAAGTGACTGCTCCGTAACCCATCGTTGATACGATACTGTTGCTAGGGGAGGAGCCCAAGACTCGAGATCCAGAGCTGTCACATCCAAGGAGCCTTGCCAAGAAATCCAGACTCTTCTATACAAGGCAATCAAATCGGAAGGAAGAGAAGCATGTCCAAATCCAGAAAAGGTGAACTCCGGAATATCTTGCCAAAAGCTGAACTAACGAAGGAATCGCATAGGATGGTAAGAGCAATACCCCCGCAGACCCAGCAAAAGCAAGGGAGTGTGAGCCACACTACAAATCAATGGCAAGCGACTGAGCCAGGTGGCCTCCCAACTAATCTCCCACCCTTGAAGCTGAGAGAGCATGCGGTAGTACAATGACTCAGAGGCCTCAGCACCAAGGGGAAGGCCATCAAGCAACAAAGACAACACATCATCACGGTGGGAATCGGGCCATACAAGCACAAGGGTAATATAAAAATGTTCCCACAACCATACTTGGGAGAGGAATAAACCAAGCTCAAGTTGCAAGCAAAAAAGGAAGAGATCAGAACAAAGAGTACTTGAAGAAAGGAACAATAGCCTCGGAGGATACGGGTGCGTCCAAGTGAGCACTCAGTCAGTCCCAAAAAGAGCTCCGCCAGCACCACAGATATAATGCTCCTACAATGCAAGACATGATGAAATACATCCAGTTAAACCACCAATGATGACTGCCGCTAGCCTGAGAAAATCAGCTCAGTTAGGACACAAAATATCAGCGCATTCAGACACTAAAGCTGGTGATCTGATCTATGGCCACCTTGGGAGGTAGAACAACGATCATAGAAAACCTCAAGCGAAAGCTCGCCCACCCTACCCTTAGCAGTAGGGAGAGCAGTAAAGAATCTGAACCAGGAGATCAGATCAGAAGAATGAACCGGTTCAGACGAGGGCACGTAAGGCTCCTGGGTAAGAGGAAGACCAGACAGGCATGAGAACTCCTCTAGAGATGGGCCCAACTCCAAATCATTAAAGGAAAATAAGTTCAGAGATGGAACCCAGTCATATAACGCCGCACTCAATAGTCACCAATCTAGGCGAACTCGATGGAAATGGAGGACCTCTCGTAAGCCCAAGGAACTCAGCTTAGATATCTCAAACTCCGTCAGACTCTCAATCCAGATGTGCAACCGCTCAGAGCAAGTGTCACATGGCTGTAACCAATAAGTCCGTACGGGCACGCCCTTTACAATCTGGAACCCAAGATCCACAGGCGAGTCATCTAAGATAGGCATCACCTCATCCAATAGGTCTATCTCATGATGATGGAAGAAGTCAGACTCGCTCATCGCATCTCGCAAAGTGTCTTGGAAAGCTGCAATACATGGGCCCAGGCCACCAACAATTGCCACATCAGTAGTAGTCTGAAATACACAAACCCCAGGAGCCGCAACGCCTGAAGTGTCCCAATGGCTGACAAGACCTGCACCCTAGATCCTGACAGTAGCTGACTGTCCCATCACTGCCCCAAAATCTACACCAAAAATCTGACCCAAGCCATCTATAAGGAGTACGTCACCTGCCAAGTCCAAACCGCTCGAGCcgccaaagtgggacccaccacctaTTAAGGCCTGATCCATCACACCTACATCACCCATCAACATCATACTATCCATCACCATAACGCTATCATCCACCCCACCCATAATCATCGCCATTAGTCGCCATTATCGCACTTTCCTCaccattcaaaccatccatcctcaTCATATCAACACCTGCAAATCTCGGTGGTCCATCTGGTATGGACACATCAAAAGCATCCAATCCCATCAGCCCATCCCCATAACCACTATTGTTGGAGGAGAGACTCAAGCCATAAATAACATTTACCCCCTCAAAAGAACCCATCACtcctccatcaacctccatcaatgcCTCCCTAAAAGGACCCTCTCCATCAtttatgggcccaccatttaGGGATCCACCAACCCTTTCATTAGGGCTAGCCATAatcaatcaaaaaaataaaaaagaggataaaagaagaaaggaacaAAAGGGAAaggacaaaaagaagaagaatgggacAAAGAAAACAATCGGACGGCCAGGGCAGGATGAGAATAACAGAGGAGAGACAAAAAGAATAAACAGAGAAGATGGAATTCGCTGGAAGAAAAGACGAACTGAAATGGTACTCCGATTACCACCTGCGGTACTCAAACCACCGCCGTCAAATCTGATATTCTTGCATCGATGAGGCACCTAACAGGATAGAACCGGTGACAAAAGTCAACAGGtggtagtccgactaccgccggcagtagtcagactaccgcccggGCCCACTTTCGGACGAAGATCGAACAGTGTCCACTTCAGAAGGCTGGAATCATAGAACACACCTCCATGGGATTGCAAAAATGTTCAAAAGATGGTCCGAGAAGGCAACATGAAGCAACTAATGTTTCATATAaatgtgggcttacataattaaggATACATGATTACATGATGTAAGAAACTAATCGTCATCAAGAATATAAGCGTTCTTATCCTTGCAATGAAAATGGGCCCCCAAGATCCCTCCTCCAGCAAAACGTGCGCCGCCACCAGGAGCGTAGCTAGGCTGCAAGATCGGACCAATGCTGTACTGCTCACACCAAGAGTTGTACTCTCTATTCAGATTAACAAAGGCGCTAGCGTAAAAACCCTCCAAGGCAGCGGCCAATTCTCTCTCAGGGATAGATCTCCAATCAAATGGACCCGAAGGCAAACTAACTGGCACTAAGAGACTACCAGTCAGTTGCCAAAAAAGCCTCTCCCCAAGGTACCACTTCGTCACACGTGGGTCCTTCAGAATGCGACGACGTCTTGAGGCTTGAAAAGCCTCCTGAGCTCCAGGAGTAAGTGCCACATTCGATTGAAGATACGGCCTGGTATAGAACTGCAAAAAAGGAAAAAGTCAAGGGTTGAAAGATGACAGGAAAAGCAATACATGGGGAGCACAAAATATGGCAAATCACTTACACATTAGGGACAAGGGCATCGATGTTCGACCTCCACGCAAGATTAAAAAATAGATGCATGCACCTGTGGTTATCCTTGTACCACAACATCATGCGAGGAAAGGGAGGCGAATGATCAATCAAGGTGGGTGCAAAGTGGGGAAAGTGGTCAAAAAAGCAGACCTGCATAAAAATGCAATAAGAGAAGGACATACCACACCATCCCCAGAGACAATAGTgcagaaaagacatcaagaaggtACCTCGATGACTGGGTAAAATCCAGTCAGGGATCAGCTAATACaatgactggccttatccaacCCTTCGTACAAATGGGCCAGGAGGGCCGCATTCCAATTGTACGATATGGGAAAGGTGATG
Coding sequences:
- the LOC131217549 gene encoding uncharacterized protein LOC131217549, with amino-acid sequence MDPLKYLFEKPAQTGRIAKWQLLLSEFDITYVTQKAIKGQALADHLAAHSLPDYQPVKTFFSDEDILLIKEEEEMKAGVWTLFFDGAENSKGSGVCVILYFPEDVPIPISRRLAFQCTNNVAEYEACIAGLREAIILNVKKLQVFSDSQLIINQIKGDWKTNDEKLIPYHMYLENLIKEFDEITFSYMP
- the LOC131217550 gene encoding uncharacterized protein LOC131217550; this translates as MLEISKGVAKWELTIKLQEEPAFCVQINEPEPPSNNQSWIPQAFVTDNGMPFVNKKMGNFLNKFKIQRHRSSPYHPQMNGGVEAANKTIIHILERMVKTYRDWSEMLPYTHWAYRTSVWSVTGATPYELVYGMEAVLPVEIEIPSLRILLESEVEEGKWQQARYDQLHLADEKRLRPLSHSQCYQRRIARAYNKRV